The following are encoded in a window of Castanea sativa cultivar Marrone di Chiusa Pesio chromosome 9, ASM4071231v1 genomic DNA:
- the LOC142608844 gene encoding uncharacterized protein LOC142608844: MVASAIVVLPWEVYADGASNQKGTRIEIVLITPEKLVMEKLLPLGFLATNNEAEYKTLLSRVAMVKQLEGDVVELYSNSRLVVGQVNGEFKARDERMQRYLARVHRVRAQYKSFALKQIPRAQNSHVDSLAMLATSLGLSLPWVVVVEEMNSSSLTGVSLDRVYSLYMGMSWMDPIVSFLKQGVLLENKCEAEKVRRSAPRYWLSGDQKLYKRSHSRPYLLCVHPEAV, from the coding sequence ATGGTCGCTTCGGCCATCGTCGTCCTCCCTTGGGAGGTTTATGCGGATGGGGCATCTAACCAAAAGGGAACAAGGATTGAGATTGTGTTAATCACTCCTGAGAAGCTAGTAATGGAGAAATTGTTGCCGTTGGGTTTCTTGGCTACtaacaacgaggccgagtacaAGACTTTGTTGTCAAGAGTAGCAATGGTCAAGCAGTTAGAAGGAGATGTAGTGGAGTTGTATTCTAATTCTAGGTTGGTGGTGGGTCAAGTTAATGGAGAGTTTAAGGCTCGAGATGAGAGAATGCAAAGGTATCTTGCTAGGGTACACCGTGTTCGGGCTCAATATAAGAGTTTCGCATTGAAGCAAATCCCTAGAGCGCAGAACTCTCATGTAGATTCTTTGGCCATGCTAGCCACTTCTCTAGGGTTAAGTCTTCCTTGGGTTGTGGTTGTCGAGGAAATGAATAGCTCAAGTCTCACAGGGGTATCCTTGGACAGGGTTTATAGCCTCTATATGGGGATGAGCTGGATGGACCCTATAGTATCCTTTTTGAAGCAGGGAGTGTTGCTCGAGAACAAATGTGAAGCAGAGAAGGTGCGTAGAAGTGCCCCTCGCTATTGGCTATCTGGAGACCAGAAGCTGTACAAGCGCTCTCACTCAAGGCCATATTTattatgtgtgcaccctgagGCGGTGTAG